CGATCCGTGCGCCGGTTACTTTCAGAGCACGGAAGCCGTCGTGCCGGAGTTCATCGAATCGATCGACGACCCGCTCGCCGCCTTGCAATCGCGAGGCGTCGAGATTCGGATCTTGCCGTCGCTCTGGACATTGCATGATGCCGTTCTGAAATCGACGCTGCGTTATTCCATGATCCGCCTGCGCAACGCGACGCCCCGTGACAACTCGTTACCGTTTCCATGACGATGCACGACGCGACACCACACGATTCGACGCCGCGCACGTTCGGAACTCGTCCGCCGGGCGTGGAATGCCATGCGCGCGCCGCGGCGTATGTCGTCGTCGCGAATTCCTTGGGCGAAGTGGCGACCGTCGCCGTATCGGTAAAACGGCAAGAGCGGCTTTGGCTTCCGGGAGGTGGAATGCAGGCTGGCGAAACGCCCGAGCAAACGATCGTTCGCGAACTACGAGAAGAGTTGCGGCGCGAAGTTCGCTTGCGGCAGGAGTTGCCGGCGGCGATTCAGTTCTTCTACGCCGGCGATGAAGACCGCTGGTACGA
The genomic region above belongs to Planctomycetia bacterium and contains:
- a CDS encoding NUDIX domain-containing protein, which produces MTMHDATPHDSTPRTFGTRPPGVECHARAAAYVVVANSLGEVATVAVSVKRQERLWLPGGGMQAGETPEQTIVRELREELRREVRLRQELPAAIQFFYAGDEDRWYEMTARFFLADFLGELPGEADGPGEHALQWVDPRMRSADFFHACHAWAALQGLPAPKTR